A single Thermoleophilia bacterium DNA region contains:
- a CDS encoding DUF4352 domain-containing protein has protein sequence MKAKFRPLLLVALMVMIIPLAGADDSCSVEDEEPTVTKKSDQKDGNANSAGQESTDSGEPVAKVGDSLSLKGTTYKVTKVSTAKSVGDQYTGAKADGIFVIVDLDLTNEKSEPATIIEDNLRLISGGNEYSTSTDAIFAYPDQTFLLEEIQPGLTKSGKLIYDVPKSALNGAVLQVSDLFSDSTGDIELGL, from the coding sequence ATGAAAGCTAAGTTTCGTCCACTGCTTCTTGTTGCCTTGATGGTAATGATCATCCCTCTGGCCGGAGCCGATGATTCGTGCTCCGTCGAGGACGAAGAACCAACGGTTACAAAGAAATCGGACCAGAAGGACGGCAACGCCAATTCTGCCGGTCAGGAGAGCACCGACAGCGGAGAACCCGTTGCCAAGGTTGGCGACAGCCTAAGCCTCAAGGGAACAACCTACAAAGTGACGAAGGTCAGCACAGCAAAGTCCGTCGGGGACCAATACACCGGCGCTAAGGCTGACGGCATATTCGTCATTGTCGACCTGGATCTGACTAACGAAAAGAGCGAGCCAGCAACAATAATCGAGGATAATCTCAGGCTGATATCAGGGGGAAACGAGTATTCCACCTCCACTGACGCGATATTTGCCTATCCCGACCAGACGTTCCTGCTTGAAGAAATTCAGCCCGGTCTGACCAAGTCCGGAAAGCTCATTTACGACGTTCCGAAGAGTGCCCTCAACGGCGCCGTGCTTCAAGTGAGCGATTTGTTCTCAGACTCAACCGGCGATATAGAGCTCGGCCTCTAG
- a CDS encoding zinc-binding dehydrogenase — protein MRTTATVLRSMGHETPFAKSRPLERVELELEPPHPGELLVKVRAAGLCHSDLSVITGQRPRVMPMALGHEAAGEVVETGSPDSAFSVGDHVVLAFVPACGECSFCLQGRPALCEAGAVANNEGTLLGGHHRLRDDNGDYVHHHVGVSAFSDHIVVSERSAVVVPDDLPFEIAALFGCAVLTGAGAVLNTAAEALPAESFGVFGLGGVGLAALIAAKSQGASEIVAVDRVPAKLELALELGATTAIDATEGDVAARVKEATGGGVEVAVETVGHEAVLAEAYAATKRGGLTVTAGLPHPDGILEIQALSLVAEERTLKGSYLGSCVPSRDIPRFIEMYESGILPVDRLLSHRLTPDQINEGFDRLASGEAVRQVVLFEN, from the coding sequence ATGAGAACCACAGCGACCGTTTTGCGCTCCATGGGCCACGAAACGCCGTTTGCCAAGTCGAGGCCGCTCGAACGGGTCGAACTCGAACTCGAACCGCCCCACCCCGGAGAGCTGCTGGTCAAAGTGCGCGCCGCGGGGCTCTGCCATTCCGACCTTTCGGTGATCACCGGGCAACGCCCGCGGGTGATGCCGATGGCGCTCGGCCACGAAGCTGCCGGCGAGGTCGTGGAGACGGGCTCTCCGGATTCCGCCTTCTCGGTCGGCGATCATGTGGTGCTTGCCTTCGTTCCGGCCTGCGGTGAGTGCTCTTTCTGCCTTCAGGGCCGGCCCGCACTCTGCGAAGCCGGCGCCGTGGCCAACAATGAAGGGACCCTCCTCGGAGGCCATCACCGGCTGCGCGACGACAATGGCGACTACGTTCACCATCACGTCGGTGTCTCGGCCTTCTCTGACCACATCGTGGTCTCCGAGCGATCGGCTGTCGTCGTGCCGGACGATCTGCCGTTCGAGATCGCCGCCCTCTTCGGTTGTGCCGTCCTGACCGGAGCCGGCGCGGTTCTCAACACTGCGGCCGAGGCGTTGCCGGCAGAGTCTTTCGGCGTGTTCGGACTGGGTGGCGTCGGGCTTGCCGCGTTGATCGCGGCCAAGTCCCAGGGTGCCTCCGAGATCGTCGCCGTCGACCGGGTGCCGGCGAAACTCGAGCTGGCCCTCGAACTCGGCGCGACCACCGCGATCGATGCCACTGAAGGCGACGTTGCGGCCCGCGTCAAGGAAGCGACCGGAGGCGGGGTCGAAGTCGCTGTGGAAACCGTGGGACACGAAGCCGTCCTGGCCGAGGCTTACGCGGCGACTAAACGAGGTGGCCTGACTGTGACCGCCGGCCTCCCCCACCCGGATGGCATCCTCGAGATCCAGGCCCTGTCGCTGGTCGCCGAGGAGCGCACCCTCAAAGGGTCGTACCTCGGTTCCTGTGTGCCGTCCCGGGACATCCCGCGGTTCATCGAGATGTACGAGTCCGGAATCCTGCCGGTCGATCGCCTGCTGAGCCACCGGCTGACACCGGACCAGATCAACGAAGGATTCGACCGCCTCGCGTCAGGCGAGGCGGTCCGGCAGGTAGTCCTCTTCGAAAACTGA
- a CDS encoding acyl-CoA thioesterase translates to MEKPAAPTRDQFPHIRTIPTRWKDNDIYGHVNNVEYYSFFDTVINAWLIEEGGLDIHSGSSIGVCAESGCRFLASIAFPAPVEAGLRVGRLGNSSVKYEIGLFDADGQALAEGHFVHVFVDRESREPMPIPDAIRSSLERLEGPAS, encoded by the coding sequence ATGGAAAAGCCCGCAGCGCCGACTCGTGACCAGTTCCCGCACATCCGCACCATCCCCACCAGGTGGAAGGACAACGACATCTACGGTCACGTCAACAACGTCGAGTACTACTCCTTCTTCGACACCGTGATCAACGCCTGGCTGATCGAAGAAGGCGGCCTCGACATCCACTCCGGCAGCTCGATCGGGGTCTGCGCCGAATCCGGCTGCCGGTTCCTCGCGTCGATCGCCTTCCCGGCACCGGTCGAGGCCGGACTGCGGGTCGGCCGGCTCGGCAACTCGAGCGTCAAGTACGAAATCGGCCTTTTCGACGCCGATGGCCAGGCACTGGCCGAGGGGCACTTCGTCCATGTCTTCGTCGACCGCGAGAGTCGCGAGCCGATGCCGATCCCGGATGCGATCCGAAGTTCGCTGGAAAGACTGGAAGGCCCGGCCTCATGA
- a CDS encoding DMT family transporter, protein MDVPTQDQSPTPAAVAMVLGSILSIQIGSAIAVDLFSDIGATGVVFMRALVSAVLLVAIWRPDFRVPRSDRKVTLLFGIALAGVNLCFYESIDRIPLGTAVTFEFLGPLTVALITSPRRRDWLWAGLAAAGILLLTGGVGGDDLDPVGIAFALVAAFFWGAYIMLGTRLGQQAAGGKGLAVAMTIAAVLTAPTGIIDGGMELLDPTVILIGISVGILSSAIPFSLELEAMRRLPSNVFGVMMSIEPGVAAIVGFLLLDQGVVPIEIVAIGLVVVASAGAIRSSTNAPPPIEP, encoded by the coding sequence GTGGACGTGCCCACTCAGGACCAGTCACCGACCCCGGCCGCGGTGGCCATGGTGCTCGGATCCATCCTTTCGATCCAGATCGGCTCGGCGATCGCGGTCGACCTCTTCTCGGATATCGGCGCGACCGGAGTCGTATTCATGCGGGCCCTGGTCTCGGCTGTCCTTCTGGTCGCGATCTGGCGCCCGGACTTCAGGGTCCCCAGAAGCGATCGCAAGGTAACGCTGCTCTTCGGGATCGCGCTGGCCGGAGTCAATCTCTGCTTTTACGAGTCGATCGACCGCATCCCGCTCGGTACGGCGGTGACCTTCGAGTTCCTCGGTCCTCTCACGGTGGCCCTGATCACTTCACCGCGGCGCCGCGACTGGCTGTGGGCCGGACTCGCCGCAGCCGGCATCCTGCTGCTCACCGGCGGCGTCGGAGGAGATGACCTTGACCCCGTGGGTATCGCGTTCGCGCTGGTGGCAGCGTTCTTCTGGGGTGCCTACATCATGCTCGGTACGCGTCTCGGCCAGCAGGCCGCGGGAGGCAAGGGGCTGGCTGTGGCGATGACCATCGCGGCCGTGCTGACGGCCCCCACGGGGATCATCGACGGCGGCATGGAGTTGCTCGACCCGACGGTCATCCTGATCGGAATCAGCGTCGGCATCCTGAGCTCGGCGATCCCCTTCTCGCTCGAACTCGAAGCGATGCGGCGCCTGCCCTCGAATGTCTTCGGAGTGATGATGAGCATCGAGCCCGGGGTCGCTGCGATCGTCGGCTTCCTGCTTCTGGACCAGGGCGTGGTTCCGATTGAGATCGTCGCGATCGGCCTGGTCGTCGTCGCCTCGGCCGGAGCGATCCGGTCGAGCACCAACGCTCCGCCGCCGATCGAGCCTTGA
- a CDS encoding SRPBCC family protein, producing MGWHEADTSVVVLARPRRCFDVLIDCIGMPVWQVGLRACRVLSRDGQGRPKDVAFEVDAIVKMMKYTLRHSYEEPRRITGVYLEGDFKDFAGEWLMEEAASGETKVTFKVGIDPGAWVPGHIARKLNQQILRESVERLKTEVEQCSRRAERDNDPPQG from the coding sequence ATGGGGTGGCATGAAGCAGATACCAGCGTCGTCGTCCTCGCGCGTCCGCGGCGTTGCTTCGACGTTCTGATCGATTGCATCGGCATGCCCGTGTGGCAGGTCGGGCTACGCGCCTGCAGGGTGTTGTCACGAGATGGGCAGGGCCGACCCAAGGACGTCGCCTTCGAGGTTGACGCGATCGTCAAGATGATGAAGTACACGTTGCGACACAGTTATGAGGAGCCGCGGCGAATCACCGGCGTGTACCTCGAAGGAGACTTCAAGGACTTCGCCGGAGAGTGGCTGATGGAGGAGGCCGCGAGCGGGGAGACCAAGGTCACCTTCAAGGTCGGGATCGACCCAGGCGCTTGGGTCCCCGGGCATATCGCACGAAAGCTCAACCAGCAGATCCTGCGCGAGTCCGTCGAGCGGCTGAAGACAGAGGTGGAGCAGTGCTCACGGAGAGCAGAACGGGATAACGACCCGCCGCAGGGGTGA
- a CDS encoding SHOCT domain-containing protein, whose product MGAPEDPIALLRRRYAAGELSTEEFRESLKAIEETQR is encoded by the coding sequence ATGGGGGCACCCGAGGATCCGATCGCGCTACTGAGGAGGCGCTACGCCGCCGGCGAGCTGAGCACGGAGGAGTTTCGAGAGAGCCTCAAGGCGATCGAGGAGACGCAACGATGA
- a CDS encoding phosphomethylpyrimidine synthase ThiC codes for MERVAEREELMPDLIREEVARGRMIIPANVHHSALDPMAIGLMARVKINASIGNSPTTSSLDEEVDKMRLSERWGADTVMDLSTGKRIVETRQAILDVARGHRAPQRQALGGSRPHRGHGCCLRRRRTRRGPARHPRAAAGAREGIRRSGRRSCRLTCPSALFSWAVRPAHRSSNQRRSIMHNVNVDALEQTVARMESDPDAAVQQVSFDGQWQTAEGRPQFRATIPVPNGKPVVFEADFPPPMGGTGSAPNPLAYCFWGGLACYAMTYAQEAARQGVELRALKARAEAEVDVSRALGVTENAPVQSIGWYLEVEADASREKLDELKRIADDHCPGVYCLRNPVELTTHLVA; via the coding sequence ATGGAGCGTGTTGCCGAGCGCGAGGAACTGATGCCGGACCTGATCCGCGAGGAGGTGGCTCGGGGGCGGATGATCATCCCGGCCAATGTCCACCACTCAGCGCTCGACCCCATGGCGATCGGCCTGATGGCACGGGTCAAGATCAACGCAAGTATCGGCAACTCACCGACGACCTCGTCCCTGGACGAAGAGGTCGACAAGATGCGCCTGTCCGAGCGCTGGGGCGCCGATACCGTCATGGATCTCTCCACCGGCAAGCGCATCGTCGAGACAAGACAAGCGATCCTCGACGTTGCTCGGGGTCATCGTGCACCTCAGCGCCAGGCGCTCGGTGGATCTCGACCTCACCGTGGTCATGGCTGCTGCCTGCGTCGTCGGCGCACTCGCCGGGGTCCGGCTCGCCACCCACGTGCCGCAGCAGGTGCTCGGGAGGGCATTCGCCGGTCTGGTCGTCGCAGTTGCCGCCTAACCTGCCCGTCAGCGCTTTTTTCCTGGGCGGTCCGCCCAGCTCATAGATCCTCGAACCAAAGGAGATCGATCATGCATAACGTCAACGTCGACGCACTCGAGCAGACGGTTGCTCGAATGGAGTCCGACCCCGACGCAGCCGTTCAACAGGTGAGCTTCGACGGTCAGTGGCAAACCGCAGAGGGCCGACCGCAGTTTCGAGCCACGATTCCTGTGCCCAATGGCAAGCCAGTCGTGTTTGAGGCCGACTTCCCACCGCCGATGGGCGGCACCGGGTCAGCGCCGAACCCCCTGGCCTATTGCTTCTGGGGCGGGTTGGCCTGCTACGCCATGACCTACGCCCAGGAGGCCGCGCGCCAAGGGGTGGAGCTCCGTGCGCTGAAAGCCCGCGCCGAGGCCGAGGTTGACGTGAGCCGTGCGCTCGGGGTCACCGAAAACGCCCCCGTGCAAAGCATCGGTTGGTACCTGGAGGTCGAGGCAGACGCGTCGCGCGAGAAGCTCGACGAGCTCAAGCGAATCGCTGACGACCATTGTCCGGGCGTCTACTGCCTCCGCAACCCGGTCGAGTTGACGACCCATCTCGTCGCATGA
- a CDS encoding TetR/AcrR family transcriptional regulator: MKVSRPYHQAQRAHARERTGERILEAAESLYRHGWYDEVTLRDVAREADVATQTVVNHFGSKAKLLAAVAERIGERFDPRRDEIAGGDADGAVAMIFDEYEEIGDSIVRMITLEGRVDELTALLSHGRKVHRAWVQRVFAAALPHASGIERDRRTAMFVAATDVLTWKILRREQGLSRRAAQAAMRETVEALLGQRTARR, from the coding sequence ATGAAAGTAAGCCGTCCCTATCATCAGGCTCAGCGAGCCCACGCGCGCGAACGTACGGGCGAGCGCATACTCGAAGCCGCCGAGAGCCTCTACCGCCACGGTTGGTACGACGAGGTGACCCTCCGCGACGTGGCCAGAGAGGCCGATGTTGCCACTCAGACGGTGGTCAATCACTTCGGGTCGAAGGCGAAGCTCCTGGCGGCCGTCGCCGAGCGTATCGGCGAACGCTTCGACCCCAGGCGCGACGAGATCGCGGGGGGCGATGCGGACGGAGCCGTCGCCATGATCTTCGATGAGTACGAGGAGATCGGGGACTCGATCGTCCGGATGATCACTCTCGAGGGACGGGTTGATGAGCTGACTGCCCTGCTCTCCCACGGCCGCAAAGTGCATCGCGCGTGGGTTCAGCGCGTTTTCGCGGCAGCGCTTCCGCATGCGTCGGGAATCGAGCGAGACCGTCGAACGGCCATGTTTGTTGCGGCAACCGACGTGCTGACCTGGAAGATCCTACGTCGCGAGCAGGGGCTCAGCCGGCGCGCCGCCCAGGCGGCGATGCGTGAGACCGTCGAAGCGCTGCTCGGTCAACGGACAGCTCGACGATGA
- a CDS encoding glycosyltransferase family 1 protein: MSRFLFTLWDGGGNSPPVLSVAAALARRGHDVRVMADPTLREDVLATGARHLPWATAPQRSSRDASTEFVRDFEARTPMGATARLRDRLIVGPAPQFARDTCGELRREPADAVISEALLMGSQVAAEAAGLPNITLVPNIYPGEVPGVPPFGIGLGPRHDRFGQLRDRIVRRMGSRLWDKRLTELNALRNGYDLPSVSSVFAMLERPDRVLVLTSAAFELGGGERVPAHVRYCGPRLDDPGWVRDWNEPRGTDPLVLVSLSTTTQGQDPMIRRVVEALGRLRVRGLVTTGPSFDGDGLQAPPNVTIVASAPHSAVLPHAAAVVTHAGHGTVIKALAQGVPLVCLPVGRDQPDTAERVAAAGAGLRLRPGARAKSIERALMKVLDDPVYRAGAMRIAAAIDVDHEHDRAVEEIEAITAAAPTLA, translated from the coding sequence ATGAGCCGTTTCCTCTTCACCCTCTGGGACGGGGGAGGCAACTCGCCGCCGGTCCTCAGCGTTGCGGCCGCCCTGGCCCGCCGCGGCCACGACGTTCGCGTGATGGCCGACCCAACCCTCCGTGAGGACGTGCTTGCGACTGGCGCACGTCACCTCCCTTGGGCAACGGCGCCGCAGCGGTCCTCGCGAGACGCCAGTACCGAGTTTGTTCGCGATTTCGAGGCGCGCACACCCATGGGCGCTACTGCACGCCTGCGCGACCGCCTGATCGTCGGTCCCGCGCCGCAGTTCGCCCGCGACACGTGCGGGGAGCTACGTCGCGAGCCCGCCGACGCCGTCATCTCTGAGGCGCTGCTGATGGGATCGCAGGTCGCGGCCGAGGCCGCGGGTTTGCCCAACATAACGCTGGTTCCGAACATCTACCCGGGGGAGGTGCCAGGCGTGCCGCCGTTCGGCATCGGTCTGGGGCCGCGACACGACCGCTTCGGGCAGCTCCGCGATCGGATCGTTCGCAGAATGGGGAGCCGCCTGTGGGACAAGCGCCTAACCGAGCTGAACGCGCTCCGCAACGGCTACGACCTGCCCTCCGTGTCCTCTGTCTTCGCGATGCTCGAACGTCCAGACCGGGTGCTGGTGCTGACCTCCGCCGCATTCGAGCTCGGCGGCGGGGAGCGAGTGCCTGCACACGTCCGCTATTGCGGCCCGCGGCTGGACGATCCGGGATGGGTCCGCGACTGGAATGAGCCGCGGGGCACCGATCCGCTGGTTCTCGTCTCGCTGAGTACGACAACGCAAGGTCAGGATCCGATGATTCGCCGCGTGGTCGAAGCCCTCGGCCGACTCCGCGTTCGCGGCCTGGTCACCACCGGACCCAGTTTCGACGGTGATGGACTTCAGGCGCCGCCCAACGTGACGATCGTCGCATCGGCGCCGCATTCGGCCGTCCTTCCTCATGCTGCCGCGGTCGTGACTCACGCCGGTCACGGCACGGTCATCAAGGCGCTCGCGCAGGGCGTTCCCCTCGTCTGTCTGCCGGTCGGCCGCGACCAACCGGACACGGCCGAGCGAGTGGCCGCGGCTGGGGCCGGCCTGAGGCTGCGGCCGGGCGCGCGCGCCAAATCGATCGAGCGAGCCCTGATGAAGGTACTCGACGATCCGGTGTACCGGGCAGGAGCGATGCGAATCGCCGCGGCGATCGACGTCGACCATGAACACGATCGAGCCGTCGAGGAGATCGAGGCGATCACGGCCGCCGCCCCGACGCTGGCTTAA
- a CDS encoding type II toxin-antitoxin system HicB family antitoxin has protein sequence MSKPREYEIVLIPEKEGGYSVVVPELPSVATQGETVDEALKMAKEAIELYIEVMEEDGLPLPTVQRKQVAVGG, from the coding sequence ATGAGCAAACCGCGCGAATACGAAATCGTCTTGATCCCTGAGAAAGAGGGTGGCTACAGCGTGGTCGTGCCGGAGCTGCCGAGCGTGGCGACCCAGGGCGAGACTGTCGACGAGGCCTTGAAGATGGCCAAAGAGGCGATCGAGCTCTACATCGAGGTGATGGAAGAAGATGGCTTGCCGCTGCCAACGGTGCAACGTAAGCAGGTTGCAGTCGGCGGGTGA
- a CDS encoding type II toxin-antitoxin system HicA family toxin has translation MSESLPTVSGKQLIRALERQGWYVKRIRGSHHVLRHPEIPDALPVPGPRQQANQAGHASQHPQDDRS, from the coding sequence GTGAGTGAGTCACTCCCGACCGTTTCTGGCAAGCAGCTGATTCGGGCACTCGAGCGGCAGGGCTGGTACGTCAAGCGCATCCGCGGCAGTCATCACGTGCTGCGGCACCCCGAGATTCCGGATGCGTTACCTGTCCCCGGTCCACGGCAACAGGCCAATCAAGCGGGGCACGCTTCACAGCATCCTCAAGACGACCGGTCTTAG